The Pseudomonas sp. G2-4 genome window below encodes:
- a CDS encoding 3-phosphoglycerate kinase yields the protein MKKICCALLALLPLTAFAYPIDVEKHLNGLSIDYTAYDTDADIGSIQVNNYGGTDAACTVVFRNGPEAPRTRKIEVAAGKFKNATAKFNRNIIKLRIELTCKPK from the coding sequence ATGAAGAAAATCTGTTGTGCGCTGCTCGCCCTGTTGCCGCTGACTGCGTTTGCGTACCCGATCGATGTGGAGAAACACCTCAACGGCCTGAGCATCGACTACACCGCCTATGACACCGATGCCGACATCGGTTCCATCCAGGTCAACAACTACGGCGGCACGGACGCGGCCTGCACCGTGGTGTTCCGCAACGGTCCCGAAGCGCCTCGCACCCGCAAGATCGAAGTCGCCGCCGGCAAGTTCAAGAACGCCACCGCCAAGTTCAACCGCAACATCATCAAGCTGCGCATCGAGCTGACGTGTAAGCCGAAGTAA
- a CDS encoding FMN-dependent NADH-azoreductase, with protein sequence MSRVLIIESSARQQDSVSRQLTQTFISQWKAAHPADEINVRDLAVNPVPHLDAHLLGGWMKPAEQRNDIENASLERSNELTDELLAADVLVMAAPMYNFAIPSTLKAWLDHVLRAGVTFKYTPTGPQGLLADKRAFVLTARGGIHAGGSTDHQEPYLRQVMGFIGIHDVTFIHAEGMNLGGDFQEKGLNQANAKLSQVA encoded by the coding sequence ATGTCCCGCGTTCTGATCATCGAAAGCAGTGCCCGCCAGCAAGACTCGGTTTCCCGTCAACTGACCCAGACGTTCATCAGCCAGTGGAAAGCCGCGCACCCAGCTGATGAAATCAATGTTCGTGACCTGGCCGTGAACCCGGTACCGCACCTGGATGCCCATTTGCTGGGTGGCTGGATGAAGCCTGCCGAGCAGCGCAACGACATCGAAAACGCCTCGCTGGAGCGCTCCAACGAATTGACCGATGAGTTGCTGGCCGCCGACGTACTGGTGATGGCTGCGCCGATGTACAACTTCGCCATCCCCAGCACCTTGAAGGCCTGGCTCGACCACGTGCTGCGTGCTGGCGTGACCTTCAAATACACCCCCACCGGCCCCCAGGGCTTGCTGGCGGACAAGCGCGCTTTCGTGCTGACCGCTCGCGGGGGCATTCATGCCGGTGGCAGTACCGACCATCAGGAACCCTACCTGCGTCAGGTCATGGGCTTCATTGGCATCCACGACGTGACCTTCATCCATGCCGAAGGCATGAACCTGGGCGGCGACTTCCAGGAGAAGGGGTTGAATCAGGCCAACGCCAAACTGTCCCAAGTCGCCTGA